A genomic stretch from Methylorubrum extorquens includes:
- a CDS encoding conserved protein of unknown function (Evidence 4 : Unknown function but conserved in other organisms): MNRGEAAGRRPRGLWLAVPVLVLLAGCSDSGREADGAMRMAQAPAPAPFVSAARDGSAAKLAYRHDLTVGLGPDRVAPHFAAARDRCLNEAATCTLLNSSIRDGNGASPPQAQIEVRLPHAAVAPYVAFVTGPLPGEAAGDVVLIEQATRAEDLTASIADTGRRLAQLNDYRTRLTALAEKPDNRAEDLIKIAGELAQIQSQIEEAEGTRRGLDERVDTEIVTVDFRTSRARAGAFAPVQEVWARSGPILGESAASALRFTVASLPWLPIVLFAALLLRLVWRIRRKRAHPARVPLEP, from the coding sequence ATGAACCGGGGCGAGGCCGCAGGCCGGCGGCCGCGCGGGCTCTGGCTCGCGGTCCCCGTCCTCGTCCTGCTCGCCGGCTGTTCCGACAGCGGGCGCGAGGCGGACGGGGCGATGCGGATGGCCCAAGCCCCTGCGCCCGCGCCCTTCGTCTCCGCCGCGCGTGACGGAAGCGCGGCCAAGCTCGCCTATCGCCACGACCTCACCGTCGGCCTCGGGCCGGACCGGGTGGCGCCGCACTTCGCCGCCGCCCGCGACCGCTGTCTCAACGAAGCTGCGACCTGCACGCTGCTGAATTCCTCGATCCGGGACGGCAACGGCGCGAGCCCGCCGCAGGCGCAGATCGAGGTGCGGCTGCCGCATGCCGCGGTCGCTCCTTACGTCGCCTTCGTCACCGGTCCGCTGCCGGGCGAGGCGGCGGGCGACGTCGTGCTGATCGAGCAGGCGACCCGCGCCGAGGATCTGACGGCCTCGATTGCCGATACCGGCCGCCGCCTCGCACAGCTCAACGATTACCGCACCCGCCTGACCGCGCTCGCCGAGAAGCCGGACAACCGGGCCGAGGATCTGATCAAGATCGCGGGCGAGCTGGCGCAGATTCAGAGCCAGATCGAGGAGGCGGAGGGGACGCGCCGCGGGCTCGACGAGCGCGTGGACACCGAGATCGTCACGGTGGACTTCCGCACCAGCCGGGCGCGGGCCGGCGCCTTCGCCCCGGTGCAGGAGGTCTGGGCCCGCAGCGGCCCGATCCTCGGCGAGAGCGCGGCCTCGGCCCTCCGCTTCACCGTCGCGAGCCTGCCCTGGCTGCCGATTGTCCTTTTTGCCGCCTTGCTCCTCCGGCTGGTCTGGCGCATCCGGCGCAAGCGGGCCCATCCGGCGCGCGTCCCGTTGGAGCCGTGA
- a CDS encoding protein of unknown function (Evidence 5 : Unknown function): MLDPRRAGLIATAILDEAASAGLLAGAGIDGDTPMADALTALDAHLCDLGETPFRDGLHVFGRAPADATEPVRASAEAERAALAAALDGRFVAPGPAGSPSRGRLDVMPTGRNLTTLDPRALPTRAATMLGAKKRRTRWCAATFRTRASTRPGSSWISGPRRRSARAARTWRMRWP; encoded by the coding sequence GTGCTCGATCCGCGCCGGGCCGGGCTGATCGCCACGGCGATCCTCGACGAGGCAGCCTCCGCCGGCCTGCTCGCGGGCGCAGGGATCGATGGCGACACGCCGATGGCCGACGCGCTGACGGCGCTCGACGCGCATCTGTGCGATCTGGGCGAGACCCCGTTCCGCGACGGCCTGCACGTCTTCGGCCGTGCACCCGCCGATGCCACCGAGCCGGTTCGCGCCAGTGCCGAGGCCGAGCGCGCCGCGCTCGCCGCTGCGCTCGACGGCCGCTTCGTTGCCCCGGGCCCCGCCGGCTCGCCCTCGCGCGGGCGCCTGGACGTGATGCCGACCGGCCGCAACCTGACGACCCTCGATCCGCGCGCCCTGCCGACCCGCGCCGCGACGATGCTCGGCGCCAAAAAGCGGCGGACGCGGTGGTGCGCCGCTACCTTCAGGACGAGGGCGAGTACCCGGCCCGGATCGTCATGGATCTCTGGGCCTCGCCGACGCTCCGCACGGGCGGCGAGGACGTGGCGCATGCGCTGGCCCTGA
- a CDS encoding conserved protein of unknown function; putative exported protein, putative cobalt transporter subunit CbtB (Evidence 3 : Putative function from multiple computational evidences; Product type t : transporter) — protein MTTATLQTQAATTRSAEGARALLVAAFLGLGLVFVAGFAPASVLHNAAHDFRHAQNFPCH, from the coding sequence ATGACGACTGCGACCCTTCAGACCCAGGCCGCCACCACCCGTTCGGCCGAGGGCGCCCGCGCGCTCCTCGTCGCCGCCTTCCTCGGCCTCGGTCTCGTCTTCGTGGCGGGCTTTGCTCCGGCGAGCGTCCTGCACAACGCGGCGCACGATTTCCGCCACGCGCAGAACTTCCCCTGCCACTGA
- a CDS encoding protein of unknown function (Evidence 5 : Unknown function), with translation MALSGACWPALAVGALPVVYPFIVDDPGEAAPLKRRLGGIALGHLTPTIEAAGLTPPRLRRCANWSRNTPPRACSIRAGPG, from the coding sequence GTGGCGCTCTCAGGCGCGTGCTGGCCGGCGCTGGCCGTCGGGGCGCTGCCGGTGGTCTATCCGTTCATCGTCGACGATCCCGGCGAGGCCGCGCCGCTCAAGCGTCGGCTCGGCGGGATCGCACTGGGCCACCTCACCCCCACCATCGAGGCGGCCGGGCTCACCCCCCCGAGGCTGCGGCGCTGCGCGAACTGGTCGAGGAATACTCCGCCGCGAGCGTGCTCGATCCGCGCCGGGCCGGGCTGA
- a CDS encoding putative cobalt transporter, subunit CbtA (Evidence 3 : Putative function from multiple computational evidences; Product type t : transporter) — MIIRLLSAALVAGFLASVVATGLQLTLTSPLILQAETFEGEGAHAALAPSRDETSFAALIVPAHAHAHGEGGHDHGKADAWQPAPGLQRMAFTGLATLVGGVGYALLLAAVMLALRREPTPQGGLVVGIAGFLAVVLAPAIGLPPELPGMGAAPLVLRQSWWLMTVVATGLGLYLIAVRRVPLTILGGLVLIVAPHLAGAPQSIDTVSSQVPPATAAQFAARALAIGFVFWAVIGLAYGWAWGLFGREAGARANA; from the coding sequence ATGATCATCCGGTTGCTGTCGGCGGCGCTCGTCGCCGGCTTCCTCGCGTCCGTCGTCGCGACGGGCCTGCAGCTCACGCTGACCTCCCCGCTGATCCTTCAGGCGGAGACCTTTGAAGGCGAGGGCGCGCATGCCGCCCTCGCGCCCTCCCGCGATGAGACCTCCTTCGCCGCTCTGATCGTCCCGGCCCACGCGCATGCGCATGGCGAGGGCGGACACGATCACGGCAAGGCCGACGCGTGGCAGCCCGCGCCGGGCCTTCAGCGGATGGCCTTCACCGGTCTCGCCACGCTGGTCGGCGGCGTCGGCTACGCGCTGCTGCTCGCGGCGGTAATGCTGGCGCTGCGCCGCGAGCCGACCCCGCAGGGCGGACTCGTCGTCGGCATCGCCGGCTTCCTCGCGGTGGTCCTCGCCCCGGCCATCGGCCTGCCGCCGGAACTGCCGGGTATGGGCGCCGCGCCGCTTGTGCTGCGCCAGTCGTGGTGGCTGATGACGGTGGTGGCGACCGGGCTCGGCCTCTACCTGATCGCCGTGCGGCGGGTGCCGCTGACGATCCTCGGTGGCCTCGTGCTCATCGTCGCGCCGCATCTCGCGGGCGCGCCGCAATCGATCGACACCGTCTCCTCGCAGGTGCCGCCGGCCACGGCCGCGCAGTTCGCTGCGCGCGCGCTCGCCATCGGCTTCGTGTTCTGGGCGGTGATCGGGCTCGCCTATGGCTGGGCCTGGGGGCTGTTCGGCCGCGAGGCGGGTGCCCGTGCGAATGCCTGA
- a CDS encoding conserved protein of unknown function (Evidence 4 : Unknown function but conserved in other organisms), translating to MRMPDPDTAILSVCTTCRAAGDVSEPRAGAKLLAALLAEAGREPVPGLTIEGAECLSVCKRPCTVAVVSPDRWTYVYGDFDALEDPDTSARTLLAGLRRYLETPDGVVPWRERPEAFRKGVVARIPPLRVPHETPGQEFRERHSAGPEPEVSEP from the coding sequence GTGCGAATGCCTGATCCCGATACCGCCATCCTGTCGGTCTGCACCACCTGTCGCGCGGCGGGCGATGTCTCCGAGCCGCGCGCCGGGGCCAAGCTGCTGGCCGCGCTGCTGGCGGAGGCCGGGCGCGAGCCCGTGCCGGGCCTGACGATCGAGGGTGCCGAGTGCCTCTCGGTCTGCAAGCGGCCCTGCACCGTCGCGGTCGTCTCGCCCGACCGCTGGACCTACGTCTACGGCGACTTCGACGCGCTCGAAGACCCCGACACCTCCGCCCGAACCCTTCTGGCGGGCCTGCGTCGCTACCTCGAGACCCCCGACGGCGTCGTGCCCTGGCGCGAGCGCCCGGAGGCGTTTCGCAAGGGCGTCGTTGCCCGCATCCCGCCGCTCAGAGTTCCTCACGAAACTCCTGGACAGGAGTTTCGTGAGAGACACTCAGCTGGCCCCGAACCGGAAGTCTCAGAGCCATGA
- a CDS encoding conserved protein of unknown function; putative membrane protein (Evidence 4 : Unknown function but conserved in other organisms) — protein sequence MLIGELALVAAAAFAGAALYVGFVEHPARLVLGPASQLQQWRPSYRRATRMQGGLALAATALGLLAWARTGDPRWGLGAALALANWPYTMLAIMPTNRALLAASSADPVVAPLMQRWIRLHAVRSGLGLAAVTAFLWALR from the coding sequence ATGCTGATCGGTGAACTCGCCCTCGTCGCGGCGGCGGCCTTTGCCGGCGCCGCGCTCTATGTCGGCTTCGTGGAGCATCCGGCCCGGCTGGTCCTCGGCCCGGCCTCCCAATTGCAGCAATGGCGCCCGAGCTATCGCCGCGCGACCCGGATGCAGGGCGGCTTGGCGCTGGCCGCCACCGCCCTCGGTCTGCTCGCCTGGGCGCGTACCGGCGATCCGCGATGGGGGCTCGGGGCGGCGCTCGCGCTCGCCAACTGGCCCTATACGATGCTGGCGATCATGCCGACCAACCGTGCCCTGCTCGCCGCATCGAGTGCCGATCCGGTCGTGGCGCCGCTGATGCAACGCTGGATCCGCCTGCACGCAGTCCGCAGCGGACTCGGTCTGGCGGCGGTGACGGCCTTCCTCTGGGCGCTGCGGTAA
- the cobP gene encoding Bifunctional adenosylcobalamin biosynthesis protein cobP (Evidence 2a : Function from experimental evidences in other organisms; PubMedId : 1655696, 7635831; Product type e : enzyme): protein MRMLQAAPRMTLVLGGARSGKSAYAERLIEACPAPWLYIATAQAWDEEMRVRIAEHRARRSGSWHTLDVPMALPEAVAAATGPVLVDCLTLWLTNLLLAEADLDAATEALARACAAAPGPLVLVANEVGLGIVPDNALARRFRDAAGRLHQRLAREADRVVLTVAGLPLTVKPSRENP, encoded by the coding sequence GTGCGGATGCTTCAGGCCGCCCCCCGGATGACCCTGGTGCTCGGCGGTGCGCGCTCGGGCAAGAGCGCCTATGCCGAGCGGCTGATCGAGGCCTGTCCCGCCCCCTGGCTCTACATCGCCACGGCGCAGGCCTGGGACGAGGAGATGCGGGTCCGCATCGCCGAGCACCGGGCGCGGCGCTCCGGCTCCTGGCACACCCTCGACGTGCCGATGGCGCTGCCGGAGGCGGTGGCTGCCGCGACCGGGCCGGTGCTGGTCGATTGCCTCACGCTCTGGCTCACCAACCTGCTGCTGGCCGAGGCCGATCTCGATGCGGCGACCGAGGCCCTGGCACGGGCCTGCGCCGCGGCGCCGGGTCCGCTGGTGCTGGTGGCCAACGAAGTCGGCCTCGGCATCGTGCCGGACAACGCCCTCGCCCGCCGCTTCCGCGATGCGGCCGGGCGGCTGCACCAGCGGCTGGCGCGCGAGGCCGACCGGGTCGTGCTCACCGTCGCCGGGCTGCCGCTGACGGTCAAACCCTCACGCGAGAATCCTTGA
- the cobO gene encoding Cob(I)yrinic acid a,c-diamide adenosyltransferase, with the protein MTEDDTRHREKMAKRKAVQDAEVASKKIEKGLLIVHTGPGKGKTTAALGLVLRMLGRGHRVGVVQFIKGAWDTGEARALKSFGDQIVWQALGEGFTWETQDKARDIAACHNAWETARALMADESIRLLVLDELNIALRYDYLELDAVLADLAARRPDLHVVVTGRNAKPALIEAADLVTEMGSVKHHFSAGVKAQEGIEF; encoded by the coding sequence ATGACCGAAGACGACACGCGCCACCGCGAAAAGATGGCCAAGCGCAAGGCGGTGCAGGACGCCGAGGTCGCCTCGAAGAAGATCGAGAAGGGCCTGCTGATCGTCCATACCGGCCCCGGCAAGGGCAAGACGACGGCCGCCCTCGGCCTCGTGCTGCGCATGCTCGGGCGGGGTCACCGGGTCGGCGTGGTGCAGTTCATCAAGGGCGCCTGGGACACGGGCGAGGCCCGTGCGCTCAAAAGCTTCGGCGACCAGATCGTCTGGCAGGCGCTCGGCGAGGGCTTCACCTGGGAGACGCAGGACAAGGCCCGCGACATCGCCGCCTGCCATAACGCCTGGGAAACCGCGCGCGCTCTGATGGCGGACGAGAGCATCCGCCTGCTCGTCCTCGACGAGCTGAACATCGCCCTGCGCTACGACTACCTCGAACTCGACGCGGTGCTCGCCGACCTCGCCGCCCGGCGCCCCGACCTCCACGTCGTCGTGACCGGCCGCAACGCCAAGCCGGCGCTGATCGAGGCCGCCGACCTCGTCACCGAGATGGGCAGCGTGAAGCACCATTTTTCGGCGGGGGTGAAGGCGCAGGAGGGGATCGAGTTCTGA
- a CDS encoding precorrin-3B synthase (fragment), which produces MPALARAVEAAGLAVPGLPPKTLVAIDGGGAHGLGTVEADFFLFAEGQGQVAFGLATETGPLRCGVLPERQAAGAIGLALAAFAEIGGRRMRDLDAHGRAVIAAVAGFFPFEPTPLAPAPAPAAPGLAALSADSAALLVQAPFGRCTADRLEQVAALGGAQDVRLSAERGLALVVPASRSAALQAELARAGFIVAPDDPRRAVAACPGAPACRSGTTPVPDHAARLAQALAPLAGLTAHVSGCAKGCAHPGPADLTLVGRDGAYDVVLAGPPSGEPATRLAFEVALDRIRKAAAAGLPALDPVFQDDVPG; this is translated from the coding sequence GTGCCGGCGCTCGCCCGCGCGGTGGAGGCGGCGGGGCTCGCGGTGCCGGGCCTGCCACCCAAGACGCTGGTGGCGATCGATGGTGGCGGCGCCCACGGCCTCGGCACGGTCGAGGCCGATTTCTTCCTGTTCGCCGAAGGGCAGGGGCAGGTCGCTTTCGGCCTCGCGACCGAAACCGGTCCCCTGCGCTGCGGCGTGCTGCCCGAGCGCCAGGCGGCGGGCGCCATCGGCCTTGCGCTCGCGGCCTTCGCCGAGATCGGTGGACGCCGAATGCGCGACCTCGACGCCCACGGGCGGGCCGTGATCGCGGCGGTGGCCGGCTTCTTCCCGTTCGAGCCGACGCCGCTCGCGCCGGCTCCGGCTCCGGCCGCGCCGGGGCTCGCCGCCCTGAGCGCGGACAGCGCGGCGCTCCTCGTCCAGGCGCCGTTCGGCCGCTGCACCGCGGATCGGCTGGAACAGGTCGCCGCGCTGGGCGGAGCGCAGGATGTGCGGCTGAGCGCGGAGCGCGGCCTCGCCCTCGTCGTTCCCGCAAGCCGCTCGGCCGCCCTCCAGGCCGAATTGGCGCGGGCCGGCTTCATCGTGGCGCCGGACGATCCGCGCCGGGCGGTCGCCGCCTGCCCCGGTGCGCCGGCCTGCCGCTCCGGCACGACCCCGGTGCCCGACCACGCCGCCCGGCTGGCGCAGGCGCTGGCGCCGCTGGCCGGCCTCACCGCTCATGTCTCGGGCTGCGCCAAGGGCTGCGCCCATCCGGGCCCCGCCGATCTGACCCTGGTGGGCCGCGACGGCGCCTACGATGTGGTGCTCGCCGGGCCCCCCTCTGGCGAGCCGGCAACGCGTCTCGCTTTCGAGGTGGCGCTGGACCGGATAAGGAAGGCCGCAGCCGCCGGGCTTCCGGCGCTGGACCCCGTGTTTCAAGACGACGTGCCAGGATAA
- the cobW gene encoding cobalamin biosynthesis protein CobW (Evidence 2a : Function from experimental evidences in other organisms; PubMedId : 1655697; Product type e : enzyme) has protein sequence MSLVDKIPCTIVTGFLGAGKTTLVRHTVENARGRRLAIIVNEFGDLGFDGSFLAACGIEGCNEDSVVELPNGCICCTVADDFVPALTKLLDRPEPPEHILIETSGLALPKPLVQAFQWPAIRSRVTVDGVVAVVDGPAVAAGMFAEDPDALANQRAADQSVDHDNPLEEVFEDQILCADLVVVNKADLLDAAGRDKVRADIQAHLPRAVEIVETEHGRLDPRVLLGIAAAAEDDLDARPSHHGEGEDHDHDDFESVAIPVGIAGSPEDLSARVEKAAETEGVLRIKGFAEVKGKPMRLVVQGVGRRVASHYDRPWKGSEPRDGRLVVIGLKGFDQDAVAAALRG, from the coding sequence ATGAGCCTCGTGGACAAGATCCCCTGCACCATCGTCACCGGCTTCCTCGGAGCCGGCAAGACGACGCTCGTGCGCCACACCGTCGAGAACGCCCGCGGGCGCCGCCTTGCCATCATCGTCAACGAGTTCGGCGATCTCGGCTTCGACGGCTCGTTCCTCGCCGCCTGCGGCATCGAGGGCTGCAACGAGGATTCGGTGGTGGAGCTGCCCAACGGCTGCATCTGCTGCACCGTGGCCGACGATTTCGTGCCGGCGCTGACCAAGCTGCTCGACCGGCCCGAGCCGCCGGAGCACATCCTGATCGAGACCTCCGGCCTCGCCCTGCCCAAGCCCCTGGTCCAGGCGTTCCAGTGGCCGGCGATCCGCTCGCGGGTCACCGTGGACGGCGTGGTCGCGGTGGTGGACGGCCCGGCGGTCGCCGCAGGGATGTTCGCCGAGGACCCCGACGCGCTTGCGAACCAGCGCGCGGCGGACCAATCGGTCGATCACGACAATCCGCTGGAGGAGGTGTTCGAGGACCAGATCCTCTGCGCCGACCTCGTGGTGGTCAACAAGGCCGACCTGCTCGACGCGGCGGGCCGCGACAAGGTCCGCGCCGACATCCAGGCGCACCTGCCCCGCGCGGTCGAGATCGTCGAGACCGAGCACGGCCGGCTCGACCCGCGTGTGCTGCTCGGCATCGCGGCGGCGGCCGAGGACGACCTCGACGCCCGTCCCTCGCATCACGGCGAGGGCGAGGATCACGACCACGACGATTTCGAATCGGTCGCGATCCCCGTCGGCATCGCCGGCAGCCCGGAAGATCTGTCCGCCCGCGTCGAGAAGGCGGCCGAGACCGAGGGCGTGCTGCGGATCAAGGGCTTTGCCGAAGTGAAGGGCAAGCCGATGCGTCTCGTGGTGCAGGGTGTCGGCCGGCGCGTCGCCTCCCATTACGACCGCCCGTGGAAGGGCTCGGAGCCCCGTGACGGACGCCTCGTCGTCATCGGCCTGAAGGGCTTCGATCAGGACGCGGTCGCCGCCGCCCTGCGCGGATGA
- the cobH gene encoding Precorrin-8X methylmutase (Precorrin isomerase) (HBA synthase) (Evidence 2a : Function from experimental evidences in other organisms; PubMedId : 11470433, 1732194, 2211521; Product type e : enzyme), translating into MSARHDYIRDGGAIYARSFAMIRAESDLARWSGAAERVVVRMIHACGMTDLPRDVEMSDDFAAAGEAALKAGAPILCDVRMVADGVTRTRLPVKNDVICTLGDPRVPGLAAEMGTTRSAAAMELWREKLPGSVVAVGNAPTALFRLLELLDEGVAPPAAVIGIPVGFVGAAESKEALARDGRVPFVVVHGRRGGSAMTAAAVNALANEIE; encoded by the coding sequence ATGAGTGCCCGCCACGACTACATCCGCGACGGCGGCGCGATCTACGCGCGCTCCTTCGCGATGATCCGCGCCGAATCCGATCTCGCCCGCTGGTCCGGCGCGGCCGAGCGCGTGGTGGTGCGGATGATCCATGCCTGCGGCATGACCGACCTGCCGCGCGACGTGGAGATGTCGGACGATTTCGCCGCGGCCGGCGAGGCGGCTTTGAAGGCCGGCGCGCCGATCCTGTGCGACGTGCGCATGGTCGCCGACGGCGTGACCCGCACCCGGCTGCCGGTAAAGAACGACGTGATTTGCACGCTCGGCGATCCGCGCGTGCCGGGGCTGGCGGCCGAGATGGGCACCACCCGCTCGGCAGCCGCGATGGAGCTGTGGCGCGAGAAGCTGCCCGGCAGCGTCGTCGCCGTCGGCAATGCGCCGACCGCCCTGTTCCGCCTGCTCGAACTGCTGGATGAGGGCGTCGCCCCCCCGGCAGCGGTGATCGGCATTCCCGTCGGCTTCGTCGGCGCGGCGGAATCCAAGGAGGCGCTGGCGCGGGATGGGCGCGTGCCCTTCGTCGTGGTCCATGGCCGCCGCGGCGGCAGCGCGATGACGGCCGCCGCCGTCAACGCGCTCGCGAACGAGATCGAGTGA
- the fumC gene encoding fumarate hydratase (Evidence 2a : Function from experimental evidences in other organisms; PubMedId : 1917897, 8496960; Product type e : enzyme) translates to MERRDILKTGLLTSIGLAAGATIPKVAAAETGKAGVQPAGIPATDGGECFRVEKDSMGEVKIPCDKLWGAQTQRSIENFDIGIERMPRELVSSYAILKKAAANVNFADGRLGETQHKLIVQVCDEILAGQHAEMFPLHVWMTGSGTQFNMNVNEVIANRSSQIAGQPLGSKNPVHPNDHVNMAQSSNDTFPTAMYMAAAIAVRQRLAPSITELRDSIAAKAEAWKDIIKIGRTHMQDAVPITLGQEWSGYSGMLSDNLERFDDALKGVYRLALGGTAVGTGINAQPGFAEASAKEIARLTGLPFVTAPNKFVVQGAHDAIVHLSGTLRTLAGSLYKIANDIRLLSCGPRAGLAELIIPENEPGSSIMPGKTNPTQVEALTMVTLQVMGNDVSTGFGGASGSLEMNVYKPVMIYDVLQSIRLLSDGSRNFRKHLIEGTKPNHKRIKDYVDRSLMLVTALAPTIGYDKASKIAHLAHEEDLSLREAALKLGYVSEADYDRIVDPRKMIAPYVAKK, encoded by the coding sequence ATGGAGCGCAGGGACATCCTCAAGACCGGACTGCTCACGTCGATCGGCTTGGCGGCCGGTGCGACAATCCCGAAGGTGGCGGCCGCGGAGACCGGCAAAGCCGGCGTGCAGCCCGCCGGGATTCCTGCGACGGATGGCGGCGAGTGCTTCCGCGTCGAGAAGGACAGCATGGGTGAGGTGAAGATCCCCTGCGACAAGCTGTGGGGCGCCCAGACGCAGAGGTCGATCGAGAATTTCGACATCGGGATCGAGCGGATGCCGCGTGAGCTCGTGTCGAGCTACGCGATCCTGAAAAAGGCCGCCGCCAACGTCAACTTCGCGGATGGCCGCCTCGGCGAGACGCAGCACAAGCTCATCGTTCAGGTCTGCGACGAGATCCTGGCCGGACAGCACGCGGAGATGTTTCCGCTGCACGTCTGGATGACGGGCAGCGGCACGCAGTTCAACATGAACGTCAACGAGGTGATCGCGAACCGGTCCAGCCAAATCGCCGGTCAGCCGCTCGGGAGCAAGAATCCCGTGCATCCCAACGACCACGTCAACATGGCCCAGTCGTCGAACGACACCTTCCCGACGGCGATGTACATGGCCGCCGCGATCGCGGTCCGGCAGCGGCTCGCGCCTTCCATCACCGAGCTGCGGGACAGCATCGCCGCGAAGGCGGAGGCGTGGAAGGACATCATCAAGATCGGGCGCACCCATATGCAGGATGCCGTCCCGATCACGCTCGGGCAGGAATGGTCGGGCTATTCGGGCATGCTGAGCGACAACCTGGAGCGCTTCGACGACGCGCTGAAGGGCGTGTACCGCCTGGCCCTCGGCGGCACCGCGGTCGGCACCGGCATCAACGCGCAGCCGGGCTTTGCCGAGGCGAGCGCGAAGGAGATCGCGCGGCTGACCGGCCTGCCCTTCGTCACGGCGCCCAACAAGTTCGTGGTCCAAGGCGCGCACGACGCCATCGTCCACCTGTCCGGCACGCTGCGGACGCTGGCCGGCTCGCTCTACAAGATCGCCAACGACATCCGGCTGCTGTCCTGCGGTCCGCGGGCGGGCCTGGCCGAGCTGATCATTCCGGAGAACGAGCCGGGCTCCTCGATCATGCCGGGCAAGACGAATCCGACCCAGGTCGAGGCGCTGACGATGGTCACCCTTCAGGTGATGGGCAACGACGTCAGCACCGGGTTCGGCGGCGCCAGCGGCTCGCTTGAAATGAACGTCTACAAGCCGGTGATGATCTACGACGTCCTGCAGTCGATCCGGCTGCTGAGCGACGGCAGCCGCAACTTCCGCAAGCACCTCATCGAGGGCACGAAGCCCAATCACAAGCGGATCAAGGACTACGTCGATCGCTCGCTCATGCTGGTGACGGCTTTGGCCCCGACGATTGGCTACGACAAGGCGTCGAAGATCGCTCACCTCGCGCACGAGGAGGATCTCAGCCTGCGGGAGGCGGCGCTCAAGCTCGGCTACGTCTCCGAGGCCGACTACGACCGGATCGTCGATCCGCGCAAGATGATCGCCCCCTACGTCGCCAAGAAGTAG
- a CDS encoding transcriptional regulator, MarR family (Evidence 2b : Function from indirect experimental evidences (e.g. phenotypes); PubMedId : 12612613, 12694921, 9402023; Product type r : regulator) → MKRPEHEAADAATALVLEIFRSSGALLAAGDRLVGDLGLTSARWQVLGAVALAAQPLPVARIARDMGMTRQGVQRTVNELAKAGLVSLADNPHHLRARLVLLTPAGRDAYAAAAVRQAPWAAALARGLDPAALEAARTLVRTIGERAGERRSGEQPGDHDADR, encoded by the coding sequence ATGAAACGGCCGGAACACGAGGCTGCGGACGCCGCGACGGCTCTGGTGCTGGAGATCTTCCGGTCTAGCGGCGCGCTGCTGGCCGCCGGCGACCGGCTGGTGGGGGATCTCGGCCTCACCAGCGCCCGCTGGCAGGTTCTGGGCGCCGTCGCGCTCGCGGCGCAGCCGCTGCCGGTCGCCCGCATCGCCCGCGACATGGGCATGACGCGCCAGGGCGTGCAGCGGACGGTCAATGAGCTGGCGAAAGCGGGCCTCGTGAGCTTGGCGGACAATCCCCACCACCTGCGCGCCCGCCTCGTTCTCCTCACGCCCGCGGGTCGGGATGCCTACGCGGCGGCGGCGGTGCGGCAGGCGCCCTGGGCGGCTGCACTTGCCCGCGGTCTCGACCCTGCGGCGCTCGAGGCGGCCCGCACACTCGTGCGAACCATCGGCGAGCGGGCCGGCGAACGCCGGAGCGGCGAACAACCGGGAGACCACGATGCTGATCGGTGA